In Apium graveolens cultivar Ventura chromosome 10, ASM990537v1, whole genome shotgun sequence, the following are encoded in one genomic region:
- the LOC141693437 gene encoding AAA-ATPase At3g50940-like produces MSVENLPSVRSVLSILAPLAASAVIIRSLTNDFVPNELNEYVSSKIYKIFKYFSSEFTIVIEEFRGLSRNQMFEAADIYLSTKVTSSTRRMKLGKSENEKNVVITVDKDEEVFDSFEDVQVKWKLISTEAKSSSHHGPGQHLRDLNATLKSEVRSYELSFHKKHKEKVVSTYLARVLEISKVIKQETKAIKIRTAGYGGKWNSEDTNLDHPMTFKNLALDSKLKNKIIEDLETFKKGKHFYQRIGRAWKRGYLLYGPPGTGKSSLTAAMANYLNFDIYDLDLTEVSYNSDLRRLLLSLSSQSILVIEDIDCSIKLQSRDSEDDPDATKEKVTLSGLLNFIDGLWSCCGEERIIVFTTNHIEKLDPALLRPGRMDMHIHMSYCTFSAFKQLAFNYLGILHHPHFVQIEDLLKRADTTPAAIAGELMKNNDPEVSICGLLKFLEHKVAEQGSTNTEAEVCSSPKPLCGPKRQIACQSI; encoded by the exons ATGTCTGTTGAAAATCTGCCTAGTGTAAGATCTGTACTCTCAATACTTGCACCACTTGCTGCTTCTGCCGTGATAATCCGAAGCCTAACTAATGACTTTGTTCCCAACGAACTAAATGAATATGTGTCCTCTAAGATTTACAAAATTTTCAAGTACTTCTCTTCGGAATTCACTATTGTTATTGAAGAATTTAGAGGTCTTTCACGCAATCAAATGTTTGAGGCAGCTGACATTTACTTATCCACTAAAGTCACTTCATCGACCCGTAGGATGAAGCTTGGtaagtctgaaaatgagaaaaaTGTTGTGATCACAGTGGATAAAGACGAAGAGGTCTTTGATTCTTTTGAAGATGTACAAGTCAAATGGAAGTTGATAAGTACTGAAGCTAAATCATCGAGTCATCACGGCCCGGGACAACATTTAAGAGACCTAAATGCAACTCTAAAATCCGAGGTTAGATCATACGAGTTGAGTTTTCACAAAAAACATAAAGAAAAGGTGGTGAGTACTTACTTGGCACGTGTTCTTGAGATATCAAAAGtcatcaaacaagaaaccaaggCGATAAAGATTCGAACGGCAGGGTATGGTGGCAAATGGAATTCAGAGGATACTAATCTTGACCACCCAATGACCTTCAAGAATTTGGCTCTGGATTCAAAgcttaaaaataaaattatagagGATTTAGAAACGTTTAAGAAAGGGAAGCATTTCTACCAAAGAATTGGAAGAGCTTGGAAACGTGGATATTTGTTGTATGGACCTCCTGGTACCGGAAAATCAAGCTTGACTGCTGCGATGGCTAATTATCTCAATTTTGACATCTATGACTTGGATTTAACAGAGGTAAGCTATAATTCAGATTTAAGGCGATTGTTGCTTTCATTGTCCAGCCAGTCAATACTGGTCATTGAGGATATAGATTGTTCTATCAAATTACAAAGTAGAGACTCCGAGGATGATCCTGATGCGACTAAAGAGAAG GTAACACTTTCTGGGCTCCTGAACTTTATTGATGGTCTTTGGTCTTGTTGCGGAGAAGAACGAATCATTGTTTTCACGACCAATCACATAGAAAAACTGGATCCCGCATTACTGAGGCCAGGCCGTATGGACATGCACATACACATGTCTTACTGCACATTTTCTGCATTCAAGCAGCTAGCTTTCAACTATTTAGGCATCCTGCACCATCCACACTTCGTCCAGATTGAAGATCTTTTAAAAAGGGCAGATACAACTCCTGCAGCGATTGCAGGAGAGTTGATGAAAAACAACGATCCTGAAGTTTCAATCTGTGGCCTTCTTAAATTCCTTGAGCACAAAGTAGCAGAACAGGGCTCAACAAATACCGAGGCAGAAGTTTGTAGTTCTCCAAAACCACTGTGTGGACCTAAGCGGCAGATAGCATGTCAGAGCATATAA